The proteins below come from a single Asanoa ferruginea genomic window:
- a CDS encoding AfsR/SARP family transcriptional regulator, with protein sequence MTPAPGAGNGSVATPVGWITVAGGVVGVGLAAALIYSVRMVWKRRRHRFRPASITSPILQGADLTTPLAALARLRHGLRRAAPDVLDQSPDHGPTVHEYVAADVKPSITSWGPSGAELAGVGTLPVTVGLGLNGPAALDAARGILVAALTAGDLGDSRGQGCVIIPSSTLATLLGVTAVDLRPMRRLTVAETFAAALGLLEEEIIRRSRIVADREVVTGHALREEWIFDEPLPQLLLIADVPDPTWHTRLDGAIRLGQSVDIGAVLIGAWRDGTTLTVAPDGTTQGGNGEHVAVLDTPTTAQVLAMLAEAHDDLTSPAPAPKLQQFATEARPPRDRNDHAPRVFDTVVPSRQVADPPSPAERQPTPPAETTPTQVNARVLGEPAILDRSGRPVRGLRAKSLELFVYLVVHRAGANLDDIMEALWPDVTVSRAADRLSTCVANLRTTIRSIAQTGTERATNATKIEPVINTGGRYHLDPRLLQVDWWTVQDAYAQAATADNEARLTHLQAAIGVVTGGLADGSDYEWIDTDREHTRRRLLTIYAQAGDLQIDNHPDTALALYDTARALDPLCEDLARRAMRTAARLGDAAGVRDRLTSLRRELDDNGLEIDPDTEKLASTLLREMARP encoded by the coding sequence ATGACGCCGGCGCCCGGCGCCGGCAACGGCTCCGTGGCCACGCCAGTCGGATGGATCACCGTCGCTGGTGGCGTGGTGGGTGTCGGTCTGGCCGCTGCCCTGATTTACAGCGTGCGTATGGTCTGGAAGCGACGTCGTCACCGCTTCCGGCCTGCCTCCATCACTAGCCCGATCCTGCAGGGCGCGGACCTGACCACACCCCTGGCGGCGTTGGCTCGGCTCCGGCATGGTCTGCGGCGGGCGGCACCGGACGTGCTCGACCAAAGCCCCGACCATGGCCCGACCGTCCATGAGTACGTCGCAGCGGATGTGAAGCCCTCGATTACGTCCTGGGGACCTAGCGGCGCCGAGCTTGCCGGCGTGGGCACACTCCCGGTCACCGTAGGTCTTGGGCTGAACGGCCCGGCAGCTCTAGATGCCGCCCGTGGCATCCTGGTCGCCGCTCTCACCGCCGGTGACCTTGGCGACTCGCGCGGTCAAGGCTGCGTCATCATCCCGTCCTCAACGTTGGCGACACTGCTCGGCGTCACGGCGGTCGACCTGCGTCCGATGCGGCGCCTGACCGTTGCCGAGACCTTCGCTGCCGCACTTGGCCTGCTCGAAGAGGAAATCATCCGGCGAAGCCGGATCGTCGCCGATCGCGAAGTCGTGACCGGTCACGCGCTGCGTGAAGAGTGGATCTTCGACGAACCGTTGCCGCAGTTGCTGCTCATCGCCGACGTCCCGGACCCCACGTGGCACACCAGGCTGGACGGCGCGATACGCCTCGGCCAGAGCGTCGACATCGGCGCTGTCCTGATCGGCGCGTGGCGCGACGGGACCACGCTGACCGTGGCACCGGACGGCACCACGCAGGGCGGCAACGGCGAGCACGTCGCCGTGCTCGACACCCCAACGACCGCCCAGGTCCTCGCCATGCTCGCCGAGGCACACGACGACCTCACCTCACCGGCGCCAGCCCCGAAGCTCCAACAATTTGCAACCGAGGCGCGCCCGCCCCGCGACCGCAACGACCACGCCCCGCGGGTGTTCGACACAGTCGTGCCGAGCCGACAGGTCGCCGACCCGCCCAGCCCGGCTGAACGCCAGCCAACGCCGCCGGCCGAAACCACTCCCACGCAGGTGAATGCCCGGGTGCTTGGCGAACCGGCCATCCTCGACAGAAGTGGCAGGCCGGTGCGCGGCCTGCGAGCCAAGAGCCTGGAGCTGTTCGTGTACCTGGTCGTTCACCGCGCCGGCGCCAACCTGGACGACATCATGGAAGCGCTCTGGCCTGACGTGACCGTATCCCGCGCCGCGGACCGCCTGTCCACCTGCGTCGCGAACCTGCGCACCACGATCCGGTCGATCGCCCAGACAGGCACCGAACGAGCCACGAACGCGACCAAGATCGAACCGGTGATCAACACCGGTGGCCGCTATCACCTCGACCCGAGGCTGCTGCAGGTCGACTGGTGGACCGTCCAGGATGCCTATGCCCAGGCCGCCACCGCCGACAACGAAGCCCGCCTGACCCACCTGCAGGCCGCGATCGGCGTGGTCACCGGCGGTCTGGCCGACGGAAGCGACTACGAATGGATCGACACCGACCGCGAGCACACCCGGCGGCGCCTGCTGACCATCTATGCCCAAGCCGGGGACCTCCAGATCGACAACCACCCAGACACCGCGCTCGCGCTCTACGACACCGCACGCGCGCTCGACCCACTCTGCGAGGACCTGGCGCGCCGAGCGATGCGGACCGCAGCGCGCCTCGGCGACGCTGCCGGTGTCCGTGACCGCCTAACCTCGCTCCGACGCGAACTCGACGACAACGGACTCGAGATCGACCCGGACACCGAGAAGCTCGCATCTACCCTGCTACGCGAAATGGCCCGGCCATGA
- a CDS encoding S9 family peptidase: MTAFVGEHGTLHTTDGFLASPRALGTRIAWSQWAGDVMPWDSSEVWIGHRPNRGRIQQAQRVAGSPEESALQPTWGPDGTLYFISDGSGWWNLYRWRDGHVDAVAPVAAECATAPWESTYSNYVLLPRDRIALTVQSGPEQRLVLVESDLTSRVVDLPYTTIKPYLAPLGDRVGLIGASPTREPEIALVATDGSNTLDVIRRSSARPEPARVSVPEVLRVAAGDATATVLFYPPLEDSKQPPLIVRPHAGPTYNSELRLNPEVQFFTSRGFAVAEVDYRGSTGYGRSFRKALDGGWGHVDVEDCCNVALHLIEAGRVHTSAVFISGSSAGGYTALKAVCDDGPFALAVARSAIIDPQRWRTTAPRFQRPHATILASATSPVRADEVRRGVLLIHGVADDVAPVSDVRRLAAAVQDHGLLVDLLEFDGVGHYLSAAARRSAVEAELAAYQAVLSRMRSATPAPGVA; the protein is encoded by the coding sequence TTGACCGCGTTCGTGGGTGAACACGGAACGCTCCACACCACCGATGGCTTCCTGGCGTCACCACGTGCGCTTGGGACTCGGATCGCCTGGAGCCAGTGGGCTGGCGATGTAATGCCATGGGATTCAAGCGAAGTGTGGATCGGCCACCGACCCAACCGAGGTCGCATCCAGCAGGCCCAGCGGGTGGCCGGCAGTCCTGAGGAGTCGGCCCTCCAGCCGACCTGGGGACCTGACGGAACCCTTTATTTCATCTCGGACGGGTCGGGATGGTGGAACCTTTATCGCTGGCGCGACGGCCACGTTGATGCAGTCGCGCCAGTGGCTGCCGAGTGTGCCACGGCTCCATGGGAGTCGACCTATTCCAACTACGTTCTGCTGCCGAGGGACCGCATTGCCCTGACAGTTCAGTCGGGACCGGAACAGAGGCTCGTCCTCGTCGAATCGGACCTGACAAGCCGCGTCGTCGACCTCCCGTATACGACGATCAAGCCATACCTCGCACCGCTCGGCGACCGGGTCGGCCTGATCGGCGCCTCGCCGACACGGGAGCCGGAGATCGCTTTGGTCGCAACCGACGGCAGCAACACGCTGGACGTCATCCGACGCTCCTCAGCTCGCCCGGAACCAGCCAGGGTCTCCGTACCGGAGGTGCTGCGAGTGGCCGCAGGCGATGCCACGGCAACCGTGCTCTTTTACCCGCCCTTGGAAGACAGCAAGCAACCGCCGTTGATCGTGCGACCCCACGCCGGCCCGACGTACAACAGCGAGTTGCGACTAAACCCTGAGGTTCAGTTCTTCACGAGCCGCGGGTTTGCGGTCGCCGAAGTGGACTATCGAGGCAGCACCGGCTACGGCCGATCGTTCCGTAAGGCGCTCGACGGAGGCTGGGGACACGTCGATGTGGAAGACTGCTGCAACGTCGCGCTTCACCTCATCGAGGCCGGTCGAGTCCATACCAGCGCCGTGTTCATTTCCGGATCCAGTGCTGGCGGCTATACCGCACTCAAGGCCGTATGCGACGACGGTCCGTTCGCCCTTGCAGTCGCTCGCTCAGCGATCATCGATCCGCAACGTTGGCGAACGACAGCTCCACGTTTTCAACGTCCACACGCGACGATCTTGGCTTCCGCGACCTCCCCAGTCAGAGCAGACGAGGTTCGACGCGGTGTTCTGCTTATCCACGGTGTCGCCGACGATGTCGCCCCGGTCTCAGATGTGAGGAGACTGGCTGCCGCCGTCCAAGATCACGGCCTGTTGGTAGACCTGCTTGAGTTCGATGGGGTCGGCCACTATCTTTCTGCCGCCGCCCGACGAAGCGCCGTTGAGGCTGAACTGGCCGCCTACCAGGCCGTCCTATCGCGAATGCGATCCGCTACGCCGGCGCCGGGAGTGGCTTGA
- a CDS encoding winged helix-turn-helix domain-containing protein → MPRVYYSYSDIADEIRRQITSGELPPGAALPTGRVLCERYSVSRQTIASAMLVLRTEGLIAGQQGKAVYVSADHRIVQTARDAETT, encoded by the coding sequence ATGCCTCGCGTTTACTACAGCTACAGCGATATTGCCGACGAGATTCGTCGGCAGATCACCTCAGGCGAGCTTCCCCCGGGCGCCGCGCTGCCGACCGGTCGCGTCTTGTGTGAGAGATACAGCGTCAGCCGCCAGACGATCGCGAGCGCGATGCTGGTTCTGCGCACAGAAGGGCTCATTGCCGGCCAGCAGGGCAAAGCCGTCTACGTCAGCGCTGACCATCGGATCGTCCAGACAGCCCGGGACGCTGAGACCACATGA
- a CDS encoding thymidylate synthase codes for MTTITGPTFRGFTDAYRAVLAGILEAPRYRTSTRAKTAVETPNVSFTLLDPVVRMPLIAARKANVVFNHAEALWYLMGRDDLDMIGYYAPSLRPLSADGERLTGTAYGPRLFQPDGEDRRSQFTRVMALLRRDPDTKRAALLIMRPDELVDPDNPDVACTLGLQLMLREGELHMSAFMRGNDAVIGLLGDTFAFTFIQEFAARQLDVEVGTYAHHVGSMHINVNHLDQVAAILAEPDGPTFPRVQMPKTSWIDLADIGSWEERLRRDHARFDRDDCVGIDPYWAQVIALFEVYRQIVHCPGQRVTVAALEMLRPDHRWLVTHRWPSRMPEPVTA; via the coding sequence ATGACGACGATCACGGGTCCGACGTTCCGCGGGTTCACTGACGCCTACCGGGCGGTGCTCGCCGGCATCCTCGAGGCGCCTCGATACCGCACGAGCACGCGGGCCAAGACCGCTGTCGAGACACCGAACGTCAGTTTCACGCTCCTGGATCCGGTCGTGCGGATGCCGTTGATCGCGGCTCGGAAGGCGAACGTGGTGTTCAACCACGCGGAGGCGTTGTGGTACCTGATGGGTCGCGACGATCTGGACATGATCGGCTATTACGCGCCGAGCCTTCGACCGTTGTCGGCGGACGGTGAGCGGCTGACCGGCACCGCATACGGTCCGCGACTGTTCCAGCCCGATGGCGAGGACCGGCGTAGCCAGTTCACCCGGGTCATGGCTCTGCTGCGGCGTGACCCGGACACGAAGCGGGCCGCGCTGCTGATCATGCGGCCGGACGAGTTGGTCGACCCGGACAACCCCGATGTGGCATGCACGCTGGGCCTGCAACTGATGCTCCGCGAAGGCGAGCTGCACATGTCGGCGTTCATGCGCGGAAACGACGCGGTCATAGGCCTGCTCGGTGACACGTTCGCGTTCACGTTCATCCAGGAGTTCGCCGCGCGGCAGCTCGACGTCGAGGTAGGCACCTACGCGCACCACGTCGGTTCGATGCACATCAACGTCAATCACCTGGACCAGGTCGCCGCGATCCTCGCCGAACCCGACGGTCCGACCTTTCCGCGGGTGCAGATGCCCAAGACGAGCTGGATCGACCTCGCCGACATCGGCAGTTGGGAGGAGCGCCTGCGCCGGGACCACGCCCGCTTCGACCGCGACGACTGCGTGGGCATCGATCCGTACTGGGCGCAAGTGATCGCGCTGTTCGAGGTCTACCGGCAGATCGTTCACTGTCCCGGCCAGCGGGTCACCGTCGCTGCGCTGGAGATGCTCCGCCCGGACCACCGGTGGCTGGTCACCCACCGGTGGCCGTCACGGATGCCGGAACCGGTGACAGCATGA
- a CDS encoding nucleoside-diphosphate kinase, translating into MLLKPDCVARRLVDQVLDVIGNDATIVDRRIVHPTADQIFAHYADLLTMPRIADFTWVDVHADVHRTYVGQPTGIALAHAPDAAVRLRGLIGHFDPAQASTDTIRGRFGTDSLARARAERRLIANVIHTSDDPVGARREFGIWYGNARAHLLNRAATTPAEGAPT; encoded by the coding sequence GTGTTGCTCAAACCCGACTGCGTCGCCCGCCGTCTCGTCGACCAAGTCCTCGACGTCATCGGCAACGACGCCACGATTGTTGACCGGCGGATCGTGCATCCGACCGCGGACCAGATCTTCGCCCACTACGCCGACCTGCTGACCATGCCGCGCATCGCCGACTTCACCTGGGTCGACGTACACGCGGACGTCCACCGAACCTACGTCGGCCAGCCCACCGGAATCGCGCTCGCGCATGCCCCCGATGCTGCCGTCCGGCTTCGCGGACTGATCGGCCACTTCGACCCCGCGCAGGCCAGCACCGACACGATCCGCGGACGGTTTGGGACGGATTCCTTGGCCCGCGCGCGGGCCGAACGGCGACTGATCGCGAACGTCATCCACACCTCCGACGATCCCGTCGGCGCCCGTCGCGAGTTCGGCATCTGGTACGGCAACGCCCGCGCTCACCTGCTCAACCGTGCCGCCACCACCCCAGCGGAAGGAGCTCCCACGTGA
- a CDS encoding radical SAM protein: MTLDLLPMDPGPRTLPVLGDAAKAALDPYMALIVGYRKSGLSLNHIIGCPLDCGYCVRHFWGNFDVKVPHLLCPTDEAIEMLVSHHAFRPHTTPIQLFNKATDPFLPGVKPHLFQVLQALDSRGYTNHVLVITRFHVTEADMAALEQLEHVRVTLLFTYSGIQDPRVEPIAKSEVTVRSIRTAAAHRTRTGVVLYWRPIVPGWNDQPETMARVLDLGQAVDAIVFTGYYHKPQNADFLRDLGVEVPYGDDYARRKVMPADLDAHVVAAWEASGINTPLFRKTSCGVAYAHQAPDYNGHWGVREICDICPAAQRDRCAADYREPEPADMQDVLNLFGYDSDFVIEPGHIWTHGLGEQRRYAIQHTLRHQIWELDQPHYLHAHGRSLTGHSSDPDQLAAVTAVRAQFEDAARYEDD, from the coding sequence GTGACCCTCGACCTGCTGCCCATGGACCCCGGGCCCCGAACGCTGCCCGTGCTCGGTGACGCCGCCAAGGCCGCCCTCGACCCTTACATGGCGCTGATCGTCGGCTACCGCAAGTCCGGGCTGTCGCTCAACCACATCATCGGCTGCCCACTGGACTGCGGCTACTGCGTCCGCCACTTCTGGGGCAACTTCGACGTCAAGGTCCCGCACCTCCTCTGCCCCACCGACGAAGCCATCGAAATGCTCGTCAGCCACCACGCGTTCCGGCCGCACACCACCCCGATTCAGCTGTTCAACAAGGCCACCGACCCGTTCCTGCCCGGCGTAAAACCCCACCTGTTCCAGGTACTGCAGGCCCTGGACAGCCGCGGCTACACCAACCACGTCCTGGTCATCACCCGCTTCCACGTCACCGAAGCCGACATGGCCGCCCTCGAGCAGCTCGAGCACGTGCGGGTCACCCTGCTGTTCACCTACAGCGGCATCCAAGACCCGCGCGTCGAGCCGATCGCGAAATCGGAAGTCACGGTCCGGTCGATCCGCACCGCCGCCGCCCATCGGACCCGGACCGGCGTGGTCCTGTACTGGAGGCCGATCGTGCCCGGCTGGAACGACCAGCCCGAGACCATGGCCCGCGTCCTTGACCTCGGCCAGGCCGTCGACGCGATCGTCTTCACCGGCTACTACCACAAGCCGCAAAACGCCGACTTCCTGCGCGACCTCGGCGTCGAGGTCCCCTACGGCGACGACTACGCCCGCCGCAAGGTCATGCCCGCCGACCTCGACGCCCACGTCGTCGCCGCCTGGGAAGCCAGCGGCATCAACACTCCGCTGTTTCGCAAAACCTCATGCGGCGTCGCCTACGCCCACCAAGCACCGGACTACAACGGTCACTGGGGTGTCAGGGAAATCTGCGACATCTGCCCCGCCGCCCAACGGGACCGCTGTGCGGCCGACTACCGCGAGCCCGAACCCGCGGACATGCAGGACGTGCTCAACCTGTTCGGCTACGACAGCGACTTCGTCATCGAGCCCGGCCATATCTGGACCCACGGCCTCGGCGAGCAGCGGCGCTACGCCATCCAACACACCCTCCGGCACCAGATCTGGGAACTCGACCAACCCCACTACCTGCACGCCCACGGCCGATCTTTGACCGGACACAGCTCCGACCCCGACCAACTCGCCGCCGTGACCGCCGTCCGGGCTCAGTTCGAGGACGCGGCGCGGTACGAAGACGACTGA
- a CDS encoding 3'-5' exonuclease: MAPAPWHNAPIVAFDLEGSGAQDRDREAILELAAVPLVDGQPAPDQAFSTLVNPGRPIPRRPWISPGLTDDRLADAPTMSDLGPTLVERINGRWLLGHNVNVDWRLLRHHLPHLEPAGLIDTLPLARQAIRDGRRSLTDLISHFGLSELVNAAAPGSKPHRALWDAVAVGYLLRSLTAELWPDQIPTLDTVRSPVPARAARVDEQPGLF; encoded by the coding sequence ATGGCACCGGCGCCCTGGCACAACGCACCGATCGTCGCATTCGACCTCGAAGGCAGCGGCGCGCAGGACCGCGACCGCGAAGCAATCCTCGAACTCGCCGCCGTGCCACTCGTCGACGGCCAGCCGGCACCAGACCAAGCGTTCAGCACCTTGGTCAACCCCGGCCGGCCCATACCTCGACGACCCTGGATCTCTCCCGGCCTGACCGACGACAGGCTCGCGGACGCCCCGACGATGAGCGACCTTGGTCCGACACTGGTCGAAAGGATCAACGGCCGGTGGCTTCTCGGGCACAACGTCAACGTCGACTGGCGTCTCCTACGCCACCACCTGCCGCACCTGGAGCCGGCCGGGCTGATCGACACCCTTCCCCTGGCGCGACAGGCCATCCGCGACGGCAGACGGTCCCTCACCGACCTGATCAGCCACTTTGGACTTTCCGAGCTCGTCAACGCCGCAGCGCCCGGAAGCAAACCGCACCGTGCGCTCTGGGATGCCGTCGCCGTCGGCTACCTCCTGCGCTCCCTCACCGCCGAGCTCTGGCCCGATCAGATCCCCACCCTCGATACCGTTCGAAGCCCCGTGCCGGCACGGGCCGCCCGCGTGGATGAACAGCCCGGCCTCTTCTAA
- a CDS encoding FkbM family methyltransferase, whose translation MHHPITSIARTRYGARIPVTTSDLIQRYLYMFGTWEPNLTAWICGQLRPGDDFIDVGANVGHFSLLAASLIGPSGRVVAIEASPRLAATLVQTATANGYKNVRVVSSAVSAAAGELTFYIKDRNNLGGTTSIRPRKQPPAAFSAPTASLPDLLSATELENARIIKIDVEGSEADVMDGLSPHLHRLRPDAELAIEISPKRLARQGRTPRDVTAPMHAAGFRRYRIDNSYAPRSYAERQVTPPHPWPHPITEMSDLIFSRSHHSASPSGPHATR comes from the coding sequence ATGCATCACCCGATCACCTCCATCGCCCGCACCCGATACGGTGCGCGCATTCCGGTCACGACCAGCGACCTCATCCAGCGCTACCTCTACATGTTCGGCACCTGGGAACCGAATCTGACCGCCTGGATCTGCGGCCAGTTGCGGCCAGGCGACGATTTCATCGACGTCGGTGCCAACGTCGGCCACTTCTCCCTGCTGGCCGCATCATTGATTGGCCCGTCTGGCCGGGTCGTCGCAATCGAAGCATCGCCCCGGCTCGCGGCCACCCTGGTGCAGACAGCGACGGCCAACGGCTACAAGAACGTACGGGTTGTCAGCAGTGCAGTCTCCGCCGCCGCAGGCGAGCTGACCTTCTACATCAAGGACAGGAACAACCTCGGCGGGACGACCAGCATCCGACCCCGCAAGCAACCGCCAGCCGCGTTCAGCGCGCCGACCGCATCTCTCCCCGACCTCCTCAGCGCCACAGAGCTCGAAAACGCACGCATCATCAAAATCGACGTCGAAGGCTCCGAGGCCGACGTTATGGACGGACTCTCACCTCACCTCCACCGGCTTCGACCCGACGCCGAACTCGCCATCGAAATCTCACCCAAACGACTCGCCCGACAAGGCCGCACACCGCGCGACGTGACCGCACCCATGCACGCCGCCGGTTTCCGCCGTTATCGGATCGACAACAGTTACGCCCCCCGCAGCTACGCCGAACGCCAGGTCACCCCGCCACACCCTTGGCCCCACCCGATCACGGAGATGAGCGACCTCATCTTTTCCCGCTCGCACCATTCAGCGTCCCCGTCGGGGCCGCACGCCACCCGTTAG
- a CDS encoding ATP-dependent DNA ligase — protein sequence MAVPLSAPIVPMIAVTAELPTGNQWAYEPKWDGFRAVAFRRENRVDLQSRSVKPLGSYFPEITRAIRAAVPPGVVLDGELLVWDNDRERSSFALLQRRISAGRHVNRYARRWPAHYVAFDLLADGQRSLLGLPLRERRRRLEQLLARAPNEVVLTPQTTDLDVVTEWIDTWTETGIEGVVAKRLDHPYRPGQRGWRKHRTRSTTEAIIAGITGWLSAPQTILVGRLDTRGRLRYVGRSTPLTDGQRTELAPLLSRPIAQHRAAPVQHPWPQPLPASWSGSWERPEPLRYVPTQPDVVAEILVDTAFEHSRWRHRVKFVRPRRDMSVYDVPILGPHV from the coding sequence ATGGCCGTGCCGCTCAGCGCGCCAATCGTCCCGATGATCGCGGTGACGGCTGAACTACCAACTGGGAACCAATGGGCGTACGAGCCGAAATGGGACGGGTTCCGGGCGGTCGCGTTCCGCCGCGAGAACCGCGTCGACCTGCAGTCCCGATCGGTCAAGCCGCTCGGTTCGTACTTCCCCGAGATCACCCGCGCGATCCGAGCTGCTGTCCCACCCGGTGTAGTCCTGGACGGTGAACTTCTCGTGTGGGACAACGACCGCGAACGCAGCTCGTTCGCGCTGCTCCAGCGGCGAATCTCCGCCGGACGCCACGTAAACCGCTACGCGCGTCGCTGGCCCGCCCACTACGTGGCCTTCGACCTTCTCGCCGACGGGCAACGGTCCCTGCTCGGCCTGCCGCTGCGAGAACGACGTCGCCGTCTCGAGCAGCTCCTGGCTCGAGCGCCGAACGAGGTCGTCCTGACACCGCAGACGACCGACCTGGACGTGGTGACGGAGTGGATCGACACCTGGACCGAGACCGGCATTGAGGGCGTCGTCGCGAAACGGTTGGACCACCCCTATCGGCCGGGCCAGCGCGGCTGGCGAAAACATCGCACCCGCTCCACGACTGAGGCGATCATCGCCGGAATCACTGGCTGGCTGTCAGCACCGCAGACCATCCTGGTCGGCAGGCTCGACACCCGCGGACGCCTACGATATGTCGGCCGATCCACACCCCTCACCGACGGACAGCGGACCGAACTCGCGCCGCTACTATCCCGACCCATCGCCCAACACCGCGCTGCGCCAGTGCAGCATCCGTGGCCGCAGCCTCTGCCGGCGTCATGGTCAGGGTCGTGGGAGCGCCCGGAGCCGCTCCGATACGTGCCCACCCAGCCCGACGTCGTGGCTGAGATCCTCGTCGATACCGCGTTCGAACACTCACGCTGGCGGCACCGGGTCAAGTTCGTCAGACCGCGGCGGGACATGTCGGTGTATGACGTGCCGATCCTCGGCCCTCACGTGTAG
- a CDS encoding AfsR/SARP family transcriptional regulator codes for MSALLGAYALTRAANPASSPPESHRATVDSADATTADDPSPLGELGEPSSRETPLGLTLPDGSWLPDPLANAITAAASVVWQQRRRDYQPDPDGRTRHLGLEPLPPTVSAVSAAADATTDPSSDVRSGTLFTPRELPAGATGMTGPGAADAVRGVIVSLFLDPDGSDTVVSTRETLEALLIPAVDASTIRTLDQFPTLAGVDELAAMNGYAGGLTLVALAPSDPESRRRLRDLLTATGAVAVLLGQWDRDRTWHVDTDGHVYPDQVDNGLIGRLCTLKPQATADLLRLAAVARGTAPEHARTAPTIRYTPPPRPGSSDAQLRLRILGKPELLHESDRITVRRAAAWPLLVYLAQHPHGATTAQLAAVIWPGERTHATRDRLYTTVSELRRNTAIGGTQPVVERDGDHYRLHPATDVDVWHLMDAIDRAARATTEQGRITAWTAVTSLYQGELAEGHRWPWIQPHRERLRRAAIDSYVGLADHAGPTTALQLLQRAAAVDPLNVYLPDRIAAVQAS; via the coding sequence GTGAGTGCGCTTCTCGGCGCCTATGCGCTCACCCGGGCGGCCAACCCGGCCAGCTCACCGCCGGAATCGCACCGCGCGACCGTCGACTCCGCAGATGCGACTACGGCCGACGACCCGTCGCCGCTGGGCGAGCTCGGCGAACCGTCCTCGCGCGAGACTCCGCTCGGGCTGACGTTGCCCGACGGCAGCTGGCTCCCTGATCCGCTCGCCAACGCGATCACCGCCGCTGCGTCCGTCGTCTGGCAGCAACGCCGCCGCGACTACCAGCCCGACCCCGACGGCCGCACCCGCCACCTCGGCCTTGAACCTCTACCCCCGACCGTATCCGCCGTCTCCGCCGCGGCGGACGCGACCACAGACCCTTCCTCCGATGTCCGCTCCGGCACGCTGTTCACCCCTCGCGAACTCCCAGCCGGTGCCACCGGAATGACCGGGCCCGGCGCAGCCGACGCCGTCCGCGGCGTGATCGTCTCGCTGTTCCTGGACCCCGACGGCAGCGACACGGTCGTGTCCACCCGCGAGACCCTCGAGGCGCTGCTGATACCCGCCGTCGACGCGTCGACGATCCGCACGCTCGATCAGTTTCCGACCCTTGCGGGCGTAGACGAGCTAGCTGCTATGAACGGCTACGCCGGCGGGCTAACGCTGGTCGCGCTGGCACCGAGCGACCCCGAGTCGCGGCGGCGCCTGCGCGACCTGCTGACCGCCACCGGCGCTGTCGCGGTCCTGCTCGGCCAATGGGACAGAGACCGGACGTGGCACGTCGACACCGACGGACACGTGTACCCGGACCAGGTGGACAACGGGCTCATCGGAAGGCTGTGCACGCTGAAGCCGCAGGCCACCGCAGATCTGCTCCGGCTAGCTGCCGTAGCTCGTGGCACCGCACCGGAACACGCGCGTACCGCGCCGACGATCCGCTACACGCCACCACCTCGACCCGGGAGCAGCGACGCACAGCTCCGGCTGCGAATCCTGGGCAAGCCCGAGCTGCTCCACGAAAGTGACAGGATCACCGTTCGCCGCGCGGCCGCCTGGCCGCTGCTGGTCTACCTCGCCCAGCACCCGCATGGCGCCACCACCGCTCAGCTCGCCGCCGTCATCTGGCCCGGGGAGCGCACCCATGCCACCAGAGACCGGCTCTACACGACCGTCAGCGAGCTGCGTCGCAACACCGCCATCGGCGGGACCCAGCCTGTCGTCGAACGCGATGGCGACCACTATCGCCTCCATCCCGCGACCGACGTCGACGTCTGGCACCTCATGGACGCCATCGACCGCGCCGCACGGGCGACAACCGAGCAAGGCCGGATCACCGCGTGGACAGCCGTCACCAGCCTCTACCAGGGCGAGCTCGCCGAAGGCCACCGCTGGCCATGGATACAACCACACCGCGAACGCCTCCGTCGCGCTGCGATCGACTCCTATGTCGGCCTCGCCGACCACGCCGGCCCAACCACCGCTTTGCAGCTGCTCCAGCGGGCCGCCGCTGTCGACCCGCTCAACGTCTATCTGCCGGACCGCATCGCGGCCGTTCAGGCGAGTTGA